Within the uncultured Methanobrevibacter sp. genome, the region CAAACAATAATAAGAGACCAATTGCATGATAAAAAAGATCCCGATAAGGTATTATATTTTGCCAATAATCATTTATGCCGAAATAACAGCGAAACAATGTTTATAACATTATGGTTGGGAATTTACAATAAAAAAACCAATATCCTATCTTTCGCTAATGCCGGACATAATCCTCCAATAATTGAGAAAAATAATAAATTTGAATTTTTGGATGTTGAAAACGGCATTACATTAGGTATTTTTGAAGAATATAATTTTATAACTGAGGAAATAGAGCTTCCAAGCAAAATAATTATATACACCGACGGAATTACCGATGCAATTAATAAAAATGAAAAAATGTACGGCGAAGAAAGATTACTGAACTGTTTAAATAATAATTCTAAAAAAGATATAATAAATACAATATTAAATGATGTTACTAATTTTGTCGAAGATAACGACCAATTTGATGACATGACCCTATTAATATTAGAAAACAATAAATACAGTTAATTTACATAAAATATGCTTGAAATGTTGTCTAAAAAATTAAGTTTATATCCAATCTCAATGAAAATCACTGATAAAAGAAATGATGCAATGATTTTGCATTTAAAATTATAAAAAATTTTTCTTTTTTTACAATAACAGGACTATTGAATCTAGAATTCAAAACTGAAAGTCAATGTAATTTTTTAATTTCACGTGATAATTTTTTACGAGTAGTCAGTAAATGCAGTCCTAAAAATATTAGGCTGATAATCGAAGAGGATTTATGAATATGCGAAATTTTATACTTACCAATTGTTAAATTTTTCAATGAATTTATGCTGGAACAGATGCCGGAAATGATAGTTATAGATAAAGATATCAACAATCCAATCTTTATGATAAGATCTATAGTTCTTTTAAGAGTATATTTTCCTTTAGGTATTGCTTTAAAATAGTTTTTATTAAATTTTATGTGCAATATAATTAAAAATACCAATGCAATTCCAATTATTTCATGAATTAAAATTGGAAGGCTAAAAAATTCCAATATGATTGCGATACCCATTAAAATGTCCACAGTAATTTTTTTCATCAAATCATCCCCATATTAACTATTCATTTATCATATTATTTAAATTTTTTAGTCATGCCTAAATATTTTTTATACTTATGATAACAGTGAAAACAAAATTGATTACTAAAAAACAAGGAATAAAAATATATTGTCAGTTAATCAAATTAGAAAATTTCGGATAAAATCCAACTAGGCCTTAATTCGATAAAAAAATAAAAAAATAATACGAAACTAAAAACGAAATTCTAACATTTTTAGAATATCAAATGAAAAATTGGACAGAAAAAACACATTAAATCAAATAAGCCTATAAATTTTACAGACTCATTTTTTTAACAATTTAGATTATTTTTACATATTGTATAGTATCCCCATTTTAGATAATTATAATCGGACATTTAGTTTTGGGAGATGGTTTTTTCAAAGATTAAATTGAATATTATTGAAGATACAGTATTTGAAAATTAGAATGAAAAATAATTTGATTAAACTATCCAATAATCAATTAAGTTATTATATTTTGAAACAAAAATCAAGTTTAATAAATATCATAAAGACCAAAAATCATTGTAAAAGTTTGTTGCCTATAACTATACAAAATATAATGTACTTTTAGCTCTTACAATATCTTTATATCAGTATTTGATAAATCTCCAATAACAGTTTCATTACATGACTTCATTATAACCCCATCCACACAGTCATTTTGCATAATAAGAAGAACACGCAGCCCTGCAGAGGACACATATTCTAGGTTAGAACAGTCAATAAACACACTGTTGAGAGTATTATCTTTCTTAATCTTCTCATAATTAGCAAGAAGCTCAGGTGCACTCAATGTATCAAGATTTCCTGACAAAACCAAATTAAGCCTGTCACCATCAATTGATGCATCCGCATTAAATGACTCTGCCCCGACATCAGAAATGTCAACATTAACTGATTCATCAACTGTAATCTTCCAGATACATACTCTCTTAAAACCTTCCCTAATCTGAGCTACAATCTTAGGATTTGCCTTTTCTAAACTTTTAAACTCGGGCACATAGTCAGCATACGGAAGCCTCTCCAACTTAAATCCCTTGGATTTAATATAATTCATTGCATTCTTCATATTTTCCTGAACATCACCTCGGACGCTAATGGTTATTGTATTTTCTATAGCATTTACATCAGATTTATCATCTATTCTATACTTAGACTGCCACATAATCTCCCGTGTTCGCTCCCCATAGAAGGATTTTACTATCAAAAGGTAGAGAAGAGACATCTCAGGGTCAAGAGTAATCCAATATCCACCATGCTCTGCAAGAATCTTTTTAATATTGTCACACAGGACATCCATCTCGGAATCTGTAAGATACATCAGGAGTCCTTCTGTTGTTATACATACCTCCCCCTCAATCTTATCAAATGCAGACTTAAGCGATTGATAATTAGTTGCATCTACACCCTCAAAATTAACAAGTTTTTTCTGTTCTTCATCTAAAAGTGACATAATAGCCGGTTCAACTTCATTAATGGTTGCGGGAAGATCCATTCCAACAAATTTCTTGCCACTTTTTGCAAATTCAATGGCTCTAGGTGTGAAACCACATGGCAAGTCAACTTCAGCAAAACCTGATTCTTTAGCTATTTTTCCATTAGTAACATATCTTACTTCCATAATCACACTGTTAATGAAAAGGTCATCTTCATCGGCCTTAACTGTTTTACTATCTTGTGTATCTTCCCGAGTAAGATTCAACTTTTGAGCTACATCCTTGGCATCATCATGACCTGCAGCAGCCAATTGAAAAAGAGTCATTCTGGCAGTGTTAAATATAGGATTTGTTCTTTCCAATAATTCTTGGTCAATTTCTATTCCTTCAAAATCAATCATATTATTCATAATATCCCTATTATACACATATTCCGCCAAATATCGATTTAAAACAAAAAATGAATTTAATACATATATTATCCATTTTTATTTAATATAATTTTATTTTAGTAGTTACTATATTAAAAAAGTAATCTATAAGAGAATAAAGAGATTAAAAGTAATTTTATAATTTTAATTTAATTAATCGATTTTTCTAATAAAATGCAATAGTGTCCAAATTAATATGTTTTCAACCTTAACATCCACATGAGAAAATATAAAAATGAGACGTAATAAAAAAATAAAAAGAGATAAAATTATCTTGATGGGATAATAATATCTCTTTCACCAGATGGCATGAATTCCCTTAAAGCTCCTCTAGCGATTTCTTTTCTCACATGTCCGAAATCGAATGTATTATTACTATCTGCGAAAGCGATTTTAATTAGAGGATTTGTACAGAATGCATCTCCTCTTGCAGCATGAGGCGCTTGGGCAATTCCTGCATATTCTGGTTGGTGACCTACGTTCATCGCATAGTTTGGATAATTAGGTCCTCTTAATTCGTGAATTAAACCTTCATCACTTCTAACTGATAAAGAATTGGCTGCGCCGGCCTGATCTTGCAAGTCATAACCATAAAATCCAAGTCTGGAATGAGCTTCCTTATGCAAAATCATACTTAGATACCAACCGTTAACACCGGCATTTGAATTTCCTGTAGCAAAAGCTGCAGAACATCCTGCCGCTGCAGATACCACGGAAGCCCTTTGAGAACCACCAAAGTGTGTTTCCAAAAGAGTAGGCAATTCATATTGTTCCAATCCATAAAGTGTTACTTCAGTGGAAATGTCACGTACTGTATCCATGCTTAACTCCGCTTGGCACATTCCATAGTTGTCCTCTACATAGTCCATCCCATAATAGATAAAGTCATCCAGAATATCATCAGTGTATGTTGCACTAGCATATTGAGTAAATCCTACTCCTCCAGACATATATGAACCTAGCCATACCTGGTCGTATAATGCAGCTCCTGCAGCAATTACTTCCAAGGTTATCTCAGCAGGGTCATCGGAAATTCTTGAGGTTTGAACAATATCTGCCAATGTACCAAATGCTACACCACCAGGCTCATTAGGACCTCTTGCACGTCTAGCCGGCAAGAATGCTGCCATACCAATAACGTCCGCATGCTTTGCAGCATATGAAAAGTCCGCAATAGCTGCTTCCCCGGCACATAATTTATATGCATTAATGAAACTCATACCGATTTGCATAGCAGACCATCTTGAAACTGTACCTCCGTCACAAGCCCTTACGACAAGTGTAGGAACTTTACTTACCTGATATGTTTTATTTCCAACATATTTTTTAAGCATTTCAGCCTGATCTTCAGGAAACTCCTTGTTGATATCAATCAACACTCTTTTATCTAATTCATCAGCCAAATCATCATTACCTGTAAAGATTTTAGCATAACAATCATCTACAAGACCAGGATGCACTTCCACCATATGCTCTTGAACTACTGCTCCTCCAGGAAGCGCATGGTTAATGTTTTCCATATACTCATTGATTGTTTCTGGAGTTACTTCAACACCCAATCTTTCCTGCAATACTGAATGTGCTGTGTCCATTCCCACAATAATGGTTCTTTTAATGTCATCCACCAATTGTTGGATAGCTGAATTGT harbors:
- the mcrA gene encoding coenzyme-B sulfoethylthiotransferase subunit alpha, which translates into the protein MEDKKFLEALNNKFKGEDQESDHTSFYCFDGWKQSERKREFNDAAEKLAKERNMPFYNPDIGVPLGQRQLMAYKISGTEDYVEGDDLHFCNNSAIQQLVDDIKRTIIVGMDTAHSVLQERLGVEVTPETINEYMENINHALPGGAVVQEHMVEVHPGLVDDCYAKIFTGNDDLADELDKRVLIDINKEFPEDQAEMLKKYVGNKTYQVSKVPTLVVRACDGGTVSRWSAMQIGMSFINAYKLCAGEAAIADFSYAAKHADVIGMAAFLPARRARGPNEPGGVAFGTLADIVQTSRISDDPAEITLEVIAAGAALYDQVWLGSYMSGGVGFTQYASATYTDDILDDFIYYGMDYVEDNYGMCQAELSMDTVRDISTEVTLYGLEQYELPTLLETHFGGSQRASVVSAAAGCSAAFATGNSNAGVNGWYLSMILHKEAHSRLGFYGYDLQDQAGAANSLSVRSDEGLIHELRGPNYPNYAMNVGHQPEYAGIAQAPHAARGDAFCTNPLIKIAFADSNNTFDFGHVRKEIARGALREFMPSGERDIIIPSR
- a CDS encoding DUF4405 domain-containing protein, yielding MKKITVDILMGIAIILEFFSLPILIHEIIGIALVFLIILHIKFNKNYFKAIPKGKYTLKRTIDLIIKIGLLISLSITIISGICSSINSLKNLTIGKYKISHIHKSSSIISLIFLGLHLLTTRKKLSREIKKLH
- a CDS encoding STAS domain-containing protein, translated to MNNMIDFEGIEIDQELLERTNPIFNTARMTLFQLAAAGHDDAKDVAQKLNLTREDTQDSKTVKADEDDLFINSVIMEVRYVTNGKIAKESGFAEVDLPCGFTPRAIEFAKSGKKFVGMDLPATINEVEPAIMSLLDEEQKKLVNFEGVDATNYQSLKSAFDKIEGEVCITTEGLLMYLTDSEMDVLCDNIKKILAEHGGYWITLDPEMSLLYLLIVKSFYGERTREIMWQSKYRIDDKSDVNAIENTITISVRGDVQENMKNAMNYIKSKGFKLERLPYADYVPEFKSLEKANPKIVAQIREGFKRVCIWKITVDESVNVDISDVGAESFNADASIDGDRLNLVLSGNLDTLSAPELLANYEKIKKDNTLNSVFIDCSNLEYVSSAGLRVLLIMQNDCVDGVIMKSCNETVIGDLSNTDIKIL